From a region of the Castanea sativa cultivar Marrone di Chiusa Pesio chromosome 10, ASM4071231v1 genome:
- the LOC142613853 gene encoding serine/threonine-protein kinase AFC3 isoform X3 produces MYYMHDLRLIHTDLKPENILLVSSDYVRLPGYKKVSSDEMLSRCLPKSSAIKLIDFGSAAFDNQNHSSIVSTRHYRAPEVILGLGWSYPCDLWSVGCILVELCSGEALFQTHENLEHLAMMERVFGPLPEHMIRRADKGAEKYFRRGLRLNWPEGAVSRESIRAVNKLDRLKDLVSQHVESSRFSLTDLLHGLLMYEPSERLTARQALNHPFFNNLTS; encoded by the exons ATGTATT ATATGCATGATTTGCGCTTAATTCATACTGACCTGAAgccagaaaatatacttcttgTGTCTTCTGACTATGTAAGGCTTCCTGGTTATAAG AAGGTTTCTTCAGATGAAATGCTATCCAGGTGCTTGCCCAAGTCTAGTGCCATTAAGCTGATTGATTTTGGTAGTGCTGCTTTTGATAATCAGAATCATAGCTCCATTGTTTCAACAAGGCATTACAGAGCCCCTGAGGTTATTTTAG GTTTAGGATGGAGTTATCCATGTGATTTGTGGAGCGTTGGCTGTATACTTGTTGAACTCTGCTCg GGTGAAGCATTATTTCAGACCCATGAGAATTTAGAGCATTTGGCAATGATGGAGAGGGTGTTCGGACCTCTGCCAGAGCATATGATTCGAAGGGCTGA CAAAGGTGCTGAAAAATATTTCAGGCGGGGATTGCGACTAAATTGGCCAGAAGGAGCTGTTTCAAGGGAGAGTATTAGAGCTGTCAACAAGCTTGATCGTCTAAAG GATCTGGTATCTCAACATGTAGAGTCCTCAAGATTCTCTCTCACCGATTTGTTGCATGGTTTATTAATGTATGAGCCATCTGAACGACTCACGGCTCGACAGGCTTTGAATCATCCCTTCTTTAATAATCTAACTTCATGA
- the LOC142613853 gene encoding serine/threonine-protein kinase AFC3 isoform X1: MLGLEIAQVMENRTKKRPRSAWDITPAQPQVKRAEVVSSNEVISRRRQASPPRRDDDREGHYVFNLGENLTPRYKILSKMGEGTFGRVLECWDRQTREYVAIKVVRSIRKYRNAAMIEVDVLQHLAKNDKGDSHCVQIRSWFDYRNHICIVFEKLGPSLFDFLKRNKYCPFPVDLVREFGRQLLESVAYMHDLRLIHTDLKPENILLVSSDYVRLPGYKVSSDEMLSRCLPKSSAIKLIDFGSAAFDNQNHSSIVSTRHYRAPEVILGLGWSYPCDLWSVGCILVELCSGEALFQTHENLEHLAMMERVFGPLPEHMIRRADKGAEKYFRRGLRLNWPEGAVSRESIRAVNKLDRLKDLVSQHVESSRFSLTDLLHGLLMYEPSERLTARQALNHPFFNNLTS; the protein is encoded by the exons ATGTTGGGCTTGGAAATTGCACAAGTGATGGAGAATCGAACCAAGAAAAGACCTCGCTCCGCGTGGGACATCACACCAGCTCAACCACAG GTGAAACGGGCAGAGGTGGTGAGTAGTAATGAAGTGATAAGTAGAAGAAGACAAGCGTCGCCGCCGAGAAGGGACGACGATCGTGAAGGCCATTACGTCTTCAATCTCGGCGAGAATCTCACTCCTAGAT ATAAGATACTCAGCAAGATGGGTGAAG GCACATTTGGTCGAGTTTTGGAATGTTGGGACCGTCAAACACGAGAGTATGTGGCAATCAAGGTAGTTCGAAGCATACGCAAATACCGCAATGCAGCGATGATTGAGGTTGATGTACTTCAACATCTTGCCAAGAATGATAAAGGCGACTCCCA TTGCGTTCAAATTCGAAGCTGGTTTGATTATCGCAATCACATATGTATT GTGTTTGAGAAGCTTGGACCAAGCTTATTTGATTTTCTAAAGAGAAATAAATACTGCCCATTCCCTGTGGATCTTGTTCGGGAATTTGGACGACAGCTTTTGGAATCTGTTGCAT ATATGCATGATTTGCGCTTAATTCATACTGACCTGAAgccagaaaatatacttcttgTGTCTTCTGACTATGTAAGGCTTCCTGGTTATAAG GTTTCTTCAGATGAAATGCTATCCAGGTGCTTGCCCAAGTCTAGTGCCATTAAGCTGATTGATTTTGGTAGTGCTGCTTTTGATAATCAGAATCATAGCTCCATTGTTTCAACAAGGCATTACAGAGCCCCTGAGGTTATTTTAG GTTTAGGATGGAGTTATCCATGTGATTTGTGGAGCGTTGGCTGTATACTTGTTGAACTCTGCTCg GGTGAAGCATTATTTCAGACCCATGAGAATTTAGAGCATTTGGCAATGATGGAGAGGGTGTTCGGACCTCTGCCAGAGCATATGATTCGAAGGGCTGA CAAAGGTGCTGAAAAATATTTCAGGCGGGGATTGCGACTAAATTGGCCAGAAGGAGCTGTTTCAAGGGAGAGTATTAGAGCTGTCAACAAGCTTGATCGTCTAAAG GATCTGGTATCTCAACATGTAGAGTCCTCAAGATTCTCTCTCACCGATTTGTTGCATGGTTTATTAATGTATGAGCCATCTGAACGACTCACGGCTCGACAGGCTTTGAATCATCCCTTCTTTAATAATCTAACTTCATGA
- the LOC142613853 gene encoding serine/threonine-protein kinase AFC3 isoform X2 encodes MLGLEIAQVMENRTKKRPRSAWDITPAQPQVKRAEVVSSNEVISRRRQASPPRRDDDREGHYVFNLGENLTPRYKILSKMGEGTFGRVLECWDRQTREYVAIKVVRSIRKYRNAAMIEVDVLQHLAKNDKGDSHCVQIRSWFDYRNHICIVFEKLGPSLFDFLKRNKYCPFPVDLVREFGRQLLESVAYMHDLRLIHTDLKPENILLVSSDYVRLPGYKKVSSDEMLSRCLPKSSAIKLIDFGSAAFDNQNHSSIVSTRHYRAPEVILGLGWSYPCDLWSVGCILVELCSGEALFQTHENLEHLAMMERVFGPLPEHMIRRADKGAEKYFRRGLRLNWPEGAVSRESIRAVNKLDRLKDLVSQHVESSRFSLTDLLHGLLMYEPSERLTARQALNHPFFNNLTS; translated from the exons ATGTTGGGCTTGGAAATTGCACAAGTGATGGAGAATCGAACCAAGAAAAGACCTCGCTCCGCGTGGGACATCACACCAGCTCAACCACAG GTGAAACGGGCAGAGGTGGTGAGTAGTAATGAAGTGATAAGTAGAAGAAGACAAGCGTCGCCGCCGAGAAGGGACGACGATCGTGAAGGCCATTACGTCTTCAATCTCGGCGAGAATCTCACTCCTAGAT ATAAGATACTCAGCAAGATGGGTGAAG GCACATTTGGTCGAGTTTTGGAATGTTGGGACCGTCAAACACGAGAGTATGTGGCAATCAAGGTAGTTCGAAGCATACGCAAATACCGCAATGCAGCGATGATTGAGGTTGATGTACTTCAACATCTTGCCAAGAATGATAAAGGCGACTCCCA TTGCGTTCAAATTCGAAGCTGGTTTGATTATCGCAATCACATATGTATT GTGTTTGAGAAGCTTGGACCAAGCTTATTTGATTTTCTAAAGAGAAATAAATACTGCCCATTCCCTGTGGATCTTGTTCGGGAATTTGGACGACAGCTTTTGGAATCTGTTGCAT ATATGCATGATTTGCGCTTAATTCATACTGACCTGAAgccagaaaatatacttcttgTGTCTTCTGACTATGTAAGGCTTCCTGGTTATAAG AAGGTTTCTTCAGATGAAATGCTATCCAGGTGCTTGCCCAAGTCTAGTGCCATTAAGCTGATTGATTTTGGTAGTGCTGCTTTTGATAATCAGAATCATAGCTCCATTGTTTCAACAAGGCATTACAGAGCCCCTGAGGTTATTTTAG GTTTAGGATGGAGTTATCCATGTGATTTGTGGAGCGTTGGCTGTATACTTGTTGAACTCTGCTCg GGTGAAGCATTATTTCAGACCCATGAGAATTTAGAGCATTTGGCAATGATGGAGAGGGTGTTCGGACCTCTGCCAGAGCATATGATTCGAAGGGCTGA CAAAGGTGCTGAAAAATATTTCAGGCGGGGATTGCGACTAAATTGGCCAGAAGGAGCTGTTTCAAGGGAGAGTATTAGAGCTGTCAACAAGCTTGATCGTCTAAAG GATCTGGTATCTCAACATGTAGAGTCCTCAAGATTCTCTCTCACCGATTTGTTGCATGGTTTATTAATGTATGAGCCATCTGAACGACTCACGGCTCGACAGGCTTTGAATCATCCCTTCTTTAATAATCTAACTTCATGA